A portion of the Flavobacteriales bacterium genome contains these proteins:
- a CDS encoding carboxypeptidase-like regulatory domain-containing protein — MLKSIVLTLFSTFLLCELSAQNTLLIRAQVLDSISNDPLLYASVVSEKTNEGTSTNEQGIFEFKTKVLNEKDSLLISFIGYNSKRVRIQDLKKQNYKIYLSETTEFLTELTLEPKKAVWYLQQAFENYDNNLDSNSYRFESYFKQKAQENKRTLFHEEAYLENYFKNKKDTSKDAQQASLVLFWEEKDVHDLKFMEKQRKKYAEKRKDKKDSTTIDVGFMDAKSFMMDYYSIANMMDPKNSNYLKMIDDMDEDKVYFSEKKYLYQDSSEYVSVEYYDKKERARITCLINTKTFALKRISGNVDVKIPILLRPVLLVMGVRVKDIIVDFQVDYQEIKEKMYPKMAKIDLKLDLVNFRMFRKNIPAIINSQQLCVITKLKKNQQNPIPKNQRIKSELNESEAFNPAGIQWDDISVVK, encoded by the coding sequence ATGTTAAAATCAATTGTCTTAACTCTGTTTTCCACCTTTTTACTTTGTGAATTATCAGCCCAAAATACCCTACTGATTAGAGCTCAAGTATTAGACTCTATTAGTAATGATCCATTACTTTATGCCTCCGTTGTTTCCGAGAAAACAAATGAAGGAACGAGTACAAATGAGCAAGGTATTTTTGAGTTTAAAACTAAAGTACTTAACGAAAAAGATAGTTTATTGATTTCTTTTATTGGCTATAACAGCAAACGTGTAAGAATACAAGATCTTAAAAAGCAGAATTATAAAATCTACCTTTCAGAAACCACAGAATTCCTCACCGAACTTACTCTAGAGCCAAAGAAAGCGGTATGGTACCTACAACAAGCGTTTGAAAATTATGATAATAATCTAGATTCAAATTCCTATCGTTTTGAGTCTTATTTTAAACAAAAAGCTCAAGAAAATAAACGTACCTTATTTCATGAAGAAGCCTATTTGGAGAATTATTTCAAGAATAAAAAAGATACCTCTAAAGATGCTCAACAAGCATCACTCGTTCTTTTTTGGGAAGAAAAAGATGTGCATGATTTGAAATTCATGGAAAAACAAAGGAAAAAATACGCAGAAAAACGTAAAGACAAAAAAGACAGTACAACGATAGATGTAGGTTTTATGGATGCAAAATCCTTTATGATGGATTATTATTCTATAGCCAATATGATGGACCCGAAAAACTCCAACTATTTAAAAATGATAGATGATATGGATGAAGATAAGGTTTATTTTTCCGAAAAAAAGTATCTCTATCAAGATTCATCTGAGTATGTAAGTGTGGAATATTATGACAAAAAGGAACGTGCAAGAATTACTTGTCTGATCAATACGAAAACCTTCGCTCTCAAGCGAATTAGCGGAAATGTAGATGTGAAAATCCCCATTTTACTTCGTCCCGTACTGCTAGTTATGGGGGTTAGGGTAAAAGATATTATTGTTGATTTTCAGGTGGATTACCAAGAGATTAAAGAAAAAATGTATCCCAAAATGGCAAAAATTGATCTTAAACTCGATTTAGTGAATTTTCGAATGTTTAGGAAAAATATCCCTGCAATAATTAATTCTCAGCAACTATGCGTTATTACCAAACTCAAAAAGAATCAACAGAATCCTATTCCTAAAAATCAAAGAATTAAATCTGAACTAAACGAATCTGAAGCGTTCAACCCCGCAGGAATTCAATGGGATGACATTTCTGTAGTGAAATAA
- a CDS encoding SulP family inorganic anion transporter — MSKNINSFLKDLPKNIFSGFVVSLIALPLGLGLAMASEAPPIAGVITAIIGGILVAILGGSHVTIAGPGNGLVGVLLLAITTLGLEGSYAAIIVSGLVLVLLGFLRMGTLSNYFPSSAIQGMLSAIGLIILGKQFHIMLGNKISRSSSIDYLVEIPNTLIGVFSYQDSGLVAAAIVGVLSLAIMVFYPKIRNKYLQLIPAPMWIVLLSIGMSYFYELVLNQPNPVHPDYMISGIPAFDQIITQIPTPDFSLTSKGAFWTSVVSLTLIASIESLLSIKAVDKLDPQKRRSNVNKDLKALGLATVGSGFLGGLNVVTVIARSSVNVNNGGTNRSSNFFHATFLVVFIILFSTQLTRIPLPALMAILVFTGYRLASPKVIKQIFTIGKEQLIIFFVTLFITLKVSLIVGISAGVFTTMIIHFVMNKDLMLFMRNILKPNVLMFKESGGNYYVSVKHFCTFMNYTKLKNKLDEIPEDQDVVVDFTMCHFVDHTVMENLHNYQELFEKKGGNFDVIGLDMHSSDSEHPFALRKIGDFITGSFTKRQNSISKIAEELDITYDSEFSYDTSFLQKFHFFTTKPIENIYNTLYSKDKAIKLFDITFSEGEFIAKEVVRTTMLYMKCEIEIPQFCLDREGFLSKVYPTIGFEDVNFKNYPAFSKRFFVLGNNCQELENFFGEEIVQFLEQNDQYHIESNGEGILVFGKERLAGAKEIKQMLSFGKELIHLVNQRQVVEVY; from the coding sequence ATGAGCAAAAATATAAACAGTTTCTTAAAAGATCTTCCTAAGAATATATTCTCAGGATTTGTAGTTAGTCTTATCGCGTTGCCACTTGGTTTGGGTCTTGCTATGGCAAGTGAAGCGCCTCCAATTGCTGGGGTAATTACAGCAATTATTGGAGGGATTTTGGTAGCCATTTTAGGAGGAAGTCATGTGACCATCGCAGGGCCAGGAAATGGACTTGTAGGTGTGCTTCTTCTAGCAATTACCACTTTAGGTTTGGAGGGGAGTTATGCTGCCATTATTGTTTCGGGACTAGTGTTAGTGCTTTTAGGTTTTCTACGGATGGGAACCCTCTCTAATTATTTTCCTTCTTCTGCCATACAAGGAATGCTTTCTGCCATAGGATTAATCATTCTAGGGAAACAATTCCATATTATGCTCGGGAATAAAATCAGTAGATCCTCAAGCATTGATTACTTAGTTGAGATTCCAAATACTCTAATAGGGGTATTTTCTTATCAAGATTCAGGATTGGTGGCTGCGGCTATCGTGGGAGTTTTGAGCTTAGCTATTATGGTTTTCTATCCCAAAATAAGGAATAAATATTTGCAATTAATTCCAGCTCCCATGTGGATTGTACTTCTGTCTATTGGGATGAGTTATTTCTATGAATTGGTCTTAAATCAACCAAATCCTGTACATCCAGATTATATGATTTCGGGAATTCCTGCTTTTGATCAAATTATTACTCAGATTCCTACTCCAGATTTTAGCTTAACCAGTAAGGGTGCTTTCTGGACAAGTGTGGTTTCTCTTACGCTTATTGCCAGTATTGAGTCGCTTTTGAGTATTAAAGCGGTCGATAAATTGGATCCTCAAAAAAGAAGATCTAATGTCAACAAAGATCTTAAAGCACTTGGTTTAGCAACAGTAGGAAGCGGATTTTTGGGAGGATTGAATGTGGTAACGGTTATTGCCCGTAGCTCAGTAAACGTGAATAATGGTGGAACGAACCGTTCTTCAAACTTTTTTCATGCTACATTTTTAGTTGTTTTTATCATTCTTTTTAGTACACAATTAACAAGAATACCACTTCCCGCTTTAATGGCAATTTTAGTTTTCACGGGATACCGATTAGCGTCGCCAAAAGTAATTAAGCAGATTTTTACGATAGGAAAAGAACAGTTGATTATCTTTTTTGTAACTCTTTTTATTACCTTAAAAGTGAGCTTGATTGTAGGGATTTCTGCAGGAGTTTTTACCACAATGATTATTCATTTTGTGATGAATAAAGATTTGATGCTTTTTATGAGAAATATTCTAAAACCAAATGTCTTAATGTTTAAAGAGTCTGGAGGGAATTATTATGTAAGTGTCAAGCATTTTTGCACCTTTATGAATTATACGAAACTCAAAAACAAACTCGATGAAATCCCCGAAGATCAAGATGTGGTGGTAGATTTCACCATGTGTCATTTTGTGGATCATACCGTGATGGAAAATCTTCATAATTACCAAGAATTGTTTGAGAAAAAAGGAGGAAATTTTGATGTCATCGGTTTAGATATGCATAGCTCAGATTCTGAGCATCCATTTGCGCTTAGAAAAATTGGCGATTTTATCACAGGAAGTTTTACAAAACGTCAAAATTCTATTTCAAAAATTGCCGAAGAGCTTGATATTACTTATGACTCAGAGTTTAGTTATGATACTTCTTTCTTGCAGAAATTTCATTTTTTTACCACCAAACCTATAGAGAATATCTACAATACACTTTATAGTAAAGATAAGGCGATAAAATTATTTGATATTACTTTTTCTGAAGGAGAATTTATTGCCAAAGAAGTTGTGAGAACTACCATGCTATACATGAAATGTGAGATAGAAATACCACAATTTTGCTTAGATCGTGAAGGTTTTTTATCCAAAGTATATCCCACTATAGGATTTGAAGATGTGAATTTTAAAAATTACCCTGCTTTTTCAAAAAGGTTTTTTGTTCTTGGAAATAACTGTCAGGAGCTTGAGAATTTTTTTGGAGAAGAGATTGTTCAGTTTTTAGAACAAAATGACCAGTACCATATCGAATCTAATGGAGAAGGGATCCTTGTATTTGGAAAAGAGCGTTTGGCTGGAGCCAAAGAAATTAAACAGATGTTGAGTTTTGGAAAAGAACTCATCCATTTAGTTAACCAAAGACAAGTTGTAGAGGTTTATTAG